From Laspinema palackyanum D2c, one genomic window encodes:
- a CDS encoding AbrB/MazE/SpoVT family DNA-binding domain-containing protein, producing MKIIKVSETGQVIIPPEMRKNYPLEVGTEIILTDTGKGILIQPKSPFLLTTLNEVAGCLKYQGPPKTLEDMEAAIRQGIQEQWHD from the coding sequence ATGAAAATCATTAAAGTCTCTGAAACAGGACAGGTTATTATTCCTCCAGAAATGCGAAAAAACTATCCCTTAGAAGTCGGAACAGAAATCATCTTAACGGACACTGGCAAAGGAATTTTAATTCAGCCCAAATCCCCTTTTCTTCTTACAACCTTAAATGAAGTTGCCGGGTGTTTGAAATATCAAGGTCCCCCCAAAACCCTAGAAGATATGGAAGCTGCCATTCGCCAAGGTATTCAGGAACAATGGCATGATTAG
- a CDS encoding type II toxin-antitoxin system Phd/YefM family antitoxin gives MVRVTIEEIQRDPLEYLRRVEEGETLVIVRSQEAIAQISTHSPSSASPTPSDPFLEGFYDGSPELGSGSDCQLFP, from the coding sequence ATGGTTAGAGTAACGATTGAGGAAATTCAACGGGATCCATTGGAATACTTGCGCCGAGTCGAAGAGGGTGAAACTTTAGTGATTGTGCGATCGCAGGAGGCGATCGCCCAAATTTCGACCCATTCCCCCTCGTCAGCATCCCCCACTCCCTCTGACCCCTTCCTGGAGGGGTTCTATGATGGTAGCCCGGAACTGGGCAGCGGATCGGATTGCCAATTATTTCCCTAA
- a CDS encoding type II toxin-antitoxin system RelE/ParE family toxin, whose protein sequence is MSQYRISLSASQDLNQISEYFLARNLTAGERFFQEFNRKCKYLTQFPYLGKSYEYLLADLRGLPLDGYIIFYRVRGEIVEILRVVQGRQDLEQLFSD, encoded by the coding sequence GTGAGTCAGTACCGGATATCCCTATCCGCCAGTCAAGATTTGAATCAGATTTCTGAGTATTTTTTAGCACGAAATCTGACAGCAGGGGAGCGGTTTTTTCAAGAATTTAACCGTAAATGTAAATACTTAACTCAGTTTCCTTATCTGGGAAAAAGTTACGAGTATTTATTGGCTGATTTGCGCGGCTTACCTTTAGATGGCTACATTATTTTTTATCGGGTCAGAGGAGAAATAGTCGAAATCTTGCGGGTTGTACAGGGCAGACAAGACCTAGAACAATTGTTTAGCGATTGA
- a CDS encoding type II toxin-antitoxin system Phd/YefM family antitoxin, with product MVRVTIEEIQRDPLEYLRRVEAGETLVIVRSHEAIAEIRPIPPRQHPPLPLTPSWMGYMMVARNWAADRIANYFPKTYLIYP from the coding sequence ATGGTTAGAGTAACGATTGAGGAAATTCAACGGGATCCATTGGAATACTTGCGCCGAGTCGAAGCGGGTGAAACTTTAGTGATTGTGCGATCGCATGAGGCGATCGCCGAAATTCGACCCATTCCCCCTCGTCAGCATCCCCCACTCCCCCTGACCCCTTCCTGGATGGGCTATATGATGGTAGCCCGGAACTGGGCAGCGGATCGGATTGCCAATTATTTCCCTAAAACTTACCTGATTTATCCATGA
- a CDS encoding ribbon-helix-helix domain-containing protein, with amino-acid sequence MQITLNKQQEEFIAAQLAQGNFSHPDEVVNAAFKLLEKLQTEYQDWLTETRAKVQSAALELDNGEGLDGETFVLDILERFHQAKGEAQ; translated from the coding sequence ATGCAAATTACCTTAAACAAGCAACAAGAAGAGTTTATCGCCGCCCAGTTAGCCCAGGGCAATTTTAGCCATCCTGATGAAGTGGTGAATGCAGCGTTTAAATTGCTAGAAAAATTGCAAACTGAATACCAAGACTGGCTTACGGAAACCCGCGCTAAAGTACAATCTGCCGCCTTAGAATTGGATAATGGCGAAGGTTTGGATGGGGAAACCTTTGTTTTAGACATTCTGGAGCGTTTTCACCAAGCCAAGGGAGAAGCGCAGTGA
- a CDS encoding WD40 repeat domain-containing protein codes for MASDEKILKLWDLETGTELATLSGHSSRVMAVAIAPDGKRAVSASDDKTLKLWDLETGTELATLPKKSQPWVKYRSDVIWRC; via the coding sequence TTGGCATCGGATGAGAAAATCCTGAAACTGTGGGATTTGGAGACGGGGACGGAACTCGCCACCCTCAGTGGGCATAGTAGCAGGGTAATGGCAGTCGCGATCGCCCCGGACGGAAAACGAGCGGTCTCGGCATCGGATGATAAAACCCTGAAACTGTGGGATTTGGAGACGGGGACGGAACTGGCCACCCTACCCAAAAAATCACAGCCTTGGGTAAAATACAGAAGCGATGTGATTTGGCGGTGTTAA